Genomic DNA from Hyperolius riggenbachi isolate aHypRig1 chromosome 10, aHypRig1.pri, whole genome shotgun sequence:
GACGGGCTTTATGCTGTTGTGCAGGCCTGGCCGCACATATCTTTCTCCATGTTCCCGtccacaatagcgtcctgcacagaccGGAACGCAAAGAAATATGAGTGGTCTGGCCTGTCagtgaaaatgaaactagctggcggtgggggaccggaggctccatgagtgactgcaagggcacgggatgactgcaaggggctggtagaagccccaggaaagtaaaactgatttttttttattcctgacttaaaggaatactgtagggggggtcaggggaaaatgaggtgtaattacccggggcttctaatggtcccccgcagatgtcctgtgcccgcgcagccactcaccgatgctccaggccCCGCctgcggttcacttctggaatttcagtctttaaagtctgtaaaccactgcgcctgcgttgccgtgtcctcgctcccgctgatgtcaccaggagcgtactgcacaggcacagaccatactgggcttgcgcagtacactcctggtgacatcagcgaaaGCGAGGACTTGGTAATGCAGGcgctgtggttttcagactttgtaatgcaggcgctgtggttttcagacttctgaaattccagaagtgggcctggagcatcggcgagtggctgcacgggcacaggatgtctgcgggggaccattaaaagccccggttaagttcaactaattttcccccaacctccctacagttttcctttaagtgtccctttacaggacatccaaggtgaaaataaactgatgagataaacaatagtatccaccctcctcctaaaaatgactattttttagatatcccacagttttattttttaatctagtttttactgtttcattgtctctgctcaatgacaccttcattgaaatatgccagagcttaaatctatgaactgttgacactttttatctttttcctgctcccagaaacaatttactgataggaaagtgttttatggatgCAATTACttagagggttatgctatagcacAACCcaatcccgacccagacagaaactgttgcttgcatacctgatttttaactttttccgacatggaaaggaaaaaagaaacagcatagttatttgtgtgcttggcactgtacatacacatgtctatctcatcatgtcatgtcacctcagttgtcctttaacatttggCAATCTTATACTCTCCTTCCCCTTCTCATTGAACATCTCTACAGTTCCCCTGATTTTTCTCCATATATCCTAAGAAAAAAACCTCATTCTGCCCTTCAGCTGAATCATGGATGGCTGACAAATACCTGGGATTCAGTTTGGATAAACCACCACCCTCCTTCTCTAAATGTATATTACACTGTAATTTCCTCAACCCCACAGGCACGCCATCCTGATGTCACCTTTGACTCTATACTCTCATCCTCTCCCTTCACTCATAACTTCTCTAGAGAGGTGGTACACActtggcttgattcactaaccggcggcggcgctaagccggttagtgagccttaaCACTTTGCGGGCGCAAACCAGGgcgctaggggcttgattcacttagaCAAATTCACTACGACAAATTATCAGAGATAAGGGGTCTTAtcggtgccttatcagagttaaggggccttatcagacttagcgtgccttatcagaatagcacagCAAGCGCTACAAGCTTATGCCTGATAATTGAGGATGAGTAGAGCTCTCGGCATAGTCAATTATCAGGCATAAGTTCACTATGCTATTCTGATAGGGCACGATaaatctgataaggcacgctatttgtcttagtgaatcaagcccagagtgttaaggctcactaaccggcttggcgccggttagtgaatcaagcccactgaggAAGATAAAGAGGTGTCATCATATAGAAAAAAACTGTGGGAGAGGAGGTGGAAAGAGTGGTCTTATTCACAGAGACATAGGTGGTGGAAAGCTTGCCGAACATCTACGTGAGATTGCCCCCTAACATCCGTCATGTGGCCGCGTTCTCAATAAACGATAGTAGGCACTGCCTAGGGGGCTTGAATCCCTACTGATTCTCAGGATGTTGCTGCAACTCTAACTGGGGCAAAATAATatagaaaaaaacatacttacctaagagggaAGCCGTTGGATCATGCATTGACTTCCCAcctcctcctggcccccaccatTGCCAGAAGTGGACCCCTGGAACATTTTCGACAAGAGTTTGTTGGAAATGTGATCTTCATGCACAAGCGTGGCTGTACTGCACGAGTCTGTCCACACCAGTGTAGTAAGCTGGAGccactcatgcacgagcggctccaTGACTCCATGTGGCCTTACATGCACAGGTACAGTATGACCATGCCTGTGCATGAACAGGAGCAAAGCTGCGAATTTCCAGAGGGTCGTGAGGAGGACACGTCAGACCTCTGGCGgatcttgaggcttccctctacctaggtgagtatcttttttctttttggggtgtgggggggggggttgtcttagGTTCACTTTTACTTAAGTTTGGTTGATTAAAAATGCATTCATCATTAGAAGGGTCCTCTACCCCCTCAACATGTTTTACTTGACATAATGTGGTGGGTCTATCCCATGGAGCAGACTTCATTATCACTGAAGTCTAACCTTACAAGATTTAACCATATCTGGGTTGCCTGGATAATGCGATTTCTACTGGGCCTTCCCCATCCACTTGACAGAATGTATAAAGTATTAAGATCCACTTTGTTATTTTCCTTTAAGAATTTATACTCAATTGGTTTGTATTGTTTCAAGCtgcctttaaagtggagctgtcaggcatactatcttagaaaaaaaaaaaacatatatataagtagataaaaaacctacataacatatgtattgcactgtccacaatttgaatttagtgatttttctgcagtaaaaaatgagaaaatccttagggttttccattttgtctgtcttaaagccaatcctgacatcatttcctcccttactctgtctatcATTGGCCGCCCTCCTCCAAGTCTTCAGACGCTCCCAcccagccagggctgtggagtcggtacaaatatCAACCACAACCACAGACtcctactccaggtacccaaaattgctccgactcctcgactctgcacctagctctgcaatagaaagtgaattgtcattgtgtgactctgcAACTTCTCAGCAAGATAAATATTGGACAAtctgagaggaacagaggtgtgggtggggaaaacaggaggtaaagaggcttcagccaatcaagctgcattCGTTAATTCTTAGGGGAAAGtggattgcctagttagcatccttattacttgtttaccagataaaaataaagaatagattttggattttatgcccgacagttacactttaatgggGCTTGTTTGCCCCTTTTACCTATTATGATTTGATgtatgctgttcacagtgcattaTATGTTGTGCAATTGGTTTCTTGTATTGCCATTCCGGAAaacttaataaaaataaaagtaaacaaatgCATTTATGTTGATACACTTTTCTTTCTTGCAGTGCTGCTTACCCCTCATGTATCTCTCTTCCTTCTAATTGTCCTCAATTGtagactgacaatcacccctcacATATGCCTCTTATCTTTCTTCTTAAATGTCCAGTATCATTTAATAATgcatcaggctaggttcacagtgggacgttgtgtttaggggacgttatagggcacataacgtgcccctaacgcaacgcctggtgttctctgatgtggacgtcagactgagctgcgttgtgcagctcactctggcgtccgtgatgcgtactcttggacgcatgcggcatcacgtggtcccgcccggcaaatcgccgcacagagcggcgatccaggaagtaaacactgcacgtcacaccgtgcagtgaatattaattagccatgtgcccggccgctctcccctcctccccaacatgactgagcatgtgcaagcagtctaacgcagcttagccgcctataatgcacagcatgcagtactttctcttgacgtggagcgttacaatgtaacgcaacgtgggcactgtgaacagcccattgatttttcattactgtgcagtggggctgcgttacaggctgcactaacgtgcgcctgtaacgtcccactgtgaacctagcctcaatacAAAGATCTCCAGTGGGTAGAACATAAATCTTTTTGAAAAACTGTGCTATGTggcccccatgatctctagctatgctCCTGGTTACTAAACTAGCAGTCGTGAGCCTGCAATCTCCcacaatgtaagaaaaaaaaaaaccctctgagaCTGGGAACACAccaggcagaaatgctagcgctgcggaaaacgcacataatgcaagtcaatgggccgcatgaaaaaaacgcatatatttgcgttctgcaatgtgcgtttttaaagTCGCTGGTCTtgatgcatatttttccaaagcgtatctaaaacgcacataatgaaagtcagtggtgacgcagaggtattgcttTTTAGTGCGTTCTTTAggtttttttatgctttttttttaaaaaaaaacaagtttgattatgtatttccgcttcctgttgactgcCTAGTAATTTGCATAACGcattaaaaaaaagcatgcaaaaagcATACAAActtcatatgcgttttgtatatgtgagCCCCAAACGCACGCAAAACTCAAGAAAAACGCTTGCGCGGGAAAAAAACGCGAATGCATAGAAAACGCActaaacgcacacacacatatgcagcaaaatgcgACTTTtaccgcactgcctagtgtgttcccagcctcaaccAACTCTGGGCATCCTGGAGTGCCTGCCTGTGTTTGGTCAACTCTGAGTAGATATAATTAACAGATTCAGACATTAAATCAAAGATCTGCAGACTAATGAATAAGAATCCAAGTAAAATATTCTTTATTGTCTAAAACACCATTAACAATGCAATACAAGAAAGGAACAACATTTTGTTGAGCAACTAGTAAAATAAGTGTATATGTTTACATCACCACGGCTAACACAACAGTAGactagagttaaagggaaccttgagagtagagggatatgggggctgctatatttatttccttttgaacaataccagttgcctggctgccctgctgatcatcctggcatcagtagtgtctgaatcacacacctgaaacaagcatgcaactaaaaatgtcagaaacacctgatctgctgcatgcttgttcagggtctatggctaaatgtattagatgcAAAGGATCGGCAGGAATCCAGGAAACTGATATAGTTTAGAATGTAAtaaatatcactctcacttcaggttccctttaagcacacatccaattttgattggccattgatAAGCcagttaccacttctatgtagtatgatacCTTATATACACAATCTGATCACAGTACACTGTTTAAAATCTGTTCTCCCTTACACTACGTGAAGGTGGTAAAATGTGCCAATTGGACACCATTATGCTGTAGAGGGTGTAGTTATTACTGGAATCCTCTCAAACTTTCCAGGAACCTGGACTCAAGGCTGGGAGAACTCCTAAATAGAGATAATCATTTGTATTAAGAGAATGCCTTCTGCAGGAGAATCCATGGAGCGGCAGATAGCTGCATGTAATTAGATAATTGATTAGCAAGTTTTTGGTTGGCTGGTGACTGGCTTCTTGAGTAGGCTAAAATAGAAATAAGTTCGACATGGTCATCTACTACTTCTGCTTCCTCTCTTAGCCCACACAGGAAGCCGAAGAGGCCAGCCAACCAGATATCTACTAATCGTTGACCTGATGAAGACTGATCACATGGTTCTTCATCATTCCTCCTACAGGAGAAAGTCTAGCTAGAATGGACCATCTCCACCCCCTGACAATCAGGGTCAAACTCAAGAAGGGATTAAATTGAAATGTACAAGAACCAGGCAATAGCTAGAGAGCCTACTACTGACATTGTCTGTGGCTAAGATATATCACATTGAACCTGAAGAAGGATAATATGGGTTTGTATTCTTAAGGTCAATTTAGACAGTAACAAATAACCtcatctaaatgcattttagttgctatataaatacgccTTTCTCCCACAGGTACAAAGACTTCTGCTGTAGTTGTCAAAAGAAGGCTTGAACACAAaggggtgtgggtgtgggtgtgtgtgtgtgtgtgtgtgtgtgttgaggaACAGGTGACAACAGAACTAATCTGCTCCCCCCACCAGGGGTGTAACCTTTGGGCCCCTCAGCAATCACCATAAGCATCAGGCCCCCTGCTGCACCCCCACCTCCCTCTGCATAGTAGCACAGAGCTGTTCCTGCTGCATCGTGTCTTCCCTTCCTCCCGGGCAGCCACTTGCTCGGTGCTGCATGCCCgactcccaatgcatgtcatgtgagcaGGAGCCAGAGGAGGGCAGCACAGAGCAGGTGGCAGTCGGGACAAAGAGGAGACCTGATGCAATGGGAGAAGTCAAATATTTTAACACAGCTTGGTTGCCCCTCACTCCCCAATACTCAAAGCCCAGGCTTATCTCACAGTACAGGCACATGGCACAATGATATTGTTGCATGGTTGcactcatgttgaggaagactcggGACCAATGGCCAGCTCCAACCCACTCCCTCTGCACCAATGCAGTGGAGCAAAGGAGCCAGACATGTACCTATGATACTCCCAGCATGCTACATGCCGATCTTTGCAGCGGGAGCCAGGCTGACTCATATTCTATACAGTTTACGATAAAAACAGACCACAACTCACTGGGCCCATCAGATAATTAGCCTCCTAGATTGAAAATGAGATGCTAGTCATTCTGGCTTCcatgaaaatgtaatgcaaatggtAGGTAGTGTGAAACAAGACCAAAACCAACAGCAACTGGATTTGGCCTAAATCATATCTGCATCCAGTTTGCATGCAAGTCAAACTTATTAGCACTTCATTGGCTATCTGGAGTCAGTCATTTTAATTTCTCGGTTTGTTTACTGCAGTGCTTAATCATCaggcattttttttcacttttaaaaatatttcacatgcagtttccaGCACTAAGCCAAAGGCCGTCATTTTGCTGTGTCCATCTGCAGTCAACATGATTttagcaggttaaaagaaaatctgTAGTTAAAAAACCCCCACCTgaaggatacttaccttgggagggggaagcctctggatcctaatgaggcttcccaagtcctcctcctccatccctcctttGCAGTGATTAAAGCCCCGGTCAactggggaggtaaatatttgccttccccggctccagcgcagtagcagctttctgttcgtgctcaggcagaaatagcagagcctgattgggtctgctctactgctcaGGTGACTTGCGCCTCACACCGTAGAGAGGAtccgatcgggcttggctattttcaCCTGAGCCCGAACAGAAAGCagctactgcgctggagccgggggaaggtaaatattgtggATGTTACTGCGCCAACAGGCTTGCTGGCTGTGGTTTTAGAGGAGCTAGCGATGGAATGGAGGGAGAGGGGAGAACAGggaaagccttattaggatccagaggctttcccctcctgaggttaGTATCCcccaggtggtttttttttttgttatagtgtctttttaaagggaacctgaagtgagaggaaaatagagactgccatcttcattcctatatcaacaatgccagttgcctgacttctgtgctgatgttctgcctctaatactataagtcactggcccagaatgagcatgcaggtcagatgctgagactccactggctgcctgcttgttgcaGGTTGTGTGACTCAAACACAACTAGAGCCAAAAGCTCGGCATGACAGCCAGTCAACCAGCATTGTTTATAAGAGAATGGAGATGGCATCCTCTGTATCCCACTCATTTCAGATTCCTTTTAAGTTCAAAACATTTGGGAATCCTTCTCTCTATCTGAAGAAATACATTTGGATTAAAATTATTGCAGTGATTTCCTAAGAAATGGGCACCAAATGAATACAAATTACCCTAGAACTACTATATTCCTGCAaacaaagttttgtttttttccttttctgtctATTGACCTGAAATGTCACTTTTGTATGTCTGACCAATCAAGAGAGTCATGCGTCCCGACGCACAACTAGCCACAGAAATCTCACTGTGATCACTTTATGTGCATTTTCTTATAGTGAGCAAGCAGATGATTTTTCCTTGAAAaccgtttcccacactctgagcataaAAAGGGATGCtcgcctgtgtgacttctctggtgtctgaCAAGGTCTTTGTTAAGCATAAAACCCTTCCCACACGCTGAACATATAAAACGACTTTCGTTTGTGTGACTTCCCTGGTGTCTGATGAGGTCTGCTTTATAAGCaaagcttttcccacactctgaacacgagAAAGGCCGCTCGcccgtgtgacttctctgatgaacTTGAAGGTAAGACTTAGAAGTgaaacacttcccacactcaggacacgaATAAAGACGCTGAATTGTGTGGGTTTgttcgtgtttcagataggcctCTTCTGTCTTGAaaactttcccacactctgagcatatAAGATGCTGCTGAGCTTTGTGACTTTTACGGTGTCTAATAAGGTCTTTGTTGTGCACAAAtcccttcccacactctgaacaggaaaacCGGTGTTCATTTGTGTGAATTCCCTGATGTCTAATAAGGTCCGTTTTATGCACAAAGGTTTTCCCACAGTCggaacatgaaaaaggacgctcTCCCGTGTGACTTCTTCGATGCGCAAGAAGATGCTGTTTACGGAAAAAACGCttcccacaatctgaacatgAATGAGGACGCACGCCTGTGTGACTCTGCTGGTGCTTCAGCAGAGCACCTTTCACCCGGAAAGATTTCCCACACACTGTGCATGAAAATGGGCGCTCATctgtgtgagttctctggtgCATACGGAGCGACTGTTTGCGAACAAAACCCTTtccgcactctgaacatgaaaaaggacatTCCCCTGTGTGGCGTTTCATGTGTCTAAGCATGTCTGTTTTATGAATGAACCTCTTGTCGCACAATGTACAGGCGTATGGACGCTCCCCCGTGTGGCCTCTCTGGTGGGTATGAAGGTGTCCCTTTGTaatgaaacctttcccacactctgaacatgtaaaAGGCCTCTCGCCTGTGTGGATTTTTAGATGAACAGTAAGGCACCAATTCTTAATGAAGCCTTTTCCACACTCTGGACATGTATAAGGTCGCTCACCcgtgtgaattctctggtgtctgctaAGGTCAATTTTATaactgaagcccctcccacatacGTCACATGAAAAAGGACGTTCAccagtgtgacttctctggtgtacAAGAAGATGATCCTTTTGcacaaaacctttcccacactctccaCATGAAAAAGGACGCTGTCCTGTGTGAAGTCTACGGTGCTCGAGGAGGTCTTCATCCGTGGCAAAACGTTTGTTACAATCCGAACATGGCAAAGATGGCTTGTCCCTGTGACTTTTCTGATGTCTGTGAAGGTGACTTATGTATAAGTAAGTTtttccacactctaaacatgaaaAGGGACGCTTCCTTGCATGGCTTTTGTTATGTTCAAGGAGCTCTTCTTCCTGTGCATAAttcttcccacactcagaacatgaaaaaaGTAACTCGCTAGGGTGGGTTTTCAGATGACTAACAAGAGTCCCTTTCTGCGTGTAACATTTCCCACAAACTGAACATGAAAACGGACGCTCCCCTGAGTGCACCCTCTGATGTGCAACCAAGCCTGAAtactttataaaacatttaccACAATCAGCACATGAAAATTTCTTAGCACCTCCTTGTGCATCTACTGGTGACTTTAAGGAGCCCTCAAAACTAGACTTTGATACATCAGAAGCTTCCTCAGGATTAGAGGGATCCGGTGATCTCTCCTCATGGTGAAGTCTATGAGGTGTAGTTTCAGTAATGGGGTTTTCTCCTGGAGAATATTGTGTGAcgccattatctgcttctgcttcttctcCTTCTGAATTATAATCTGGTAGTGAGTTAAGAAGTCCCTCCAAGGTGTCTCCCACATCTTGTACATCTATTGGGGGGAATAATATTGATAGTTATAGAACATGCATTCTCCTGTGTGCATATAGCAATTAGGGCATTCAGAACAGCAATATAGAAAGTCAGACGCACTACAGAGTCacaggttaaggtggccacacactggcAGATAAAAGATAGATCTTTCTCTGACcaaaatttgatcagagaggaccTACTCCTGCAATACACTGCAAATAGATTTTTTATAGATTTTATcttgaaatgcattaaaaaaaaaaacctatagaaCGTCCGCAGATAGCATTGCCCCAGAGACTGCTGATGGGACCTCTAAAATTCCCCCCTGCTCATAGTGCTGCCTCGGTTCCCTGTAGAGTGCTTGTGGCACTGGAGCACCCTCACCACTCACCGGTCTGGCTGATGtgctccctcctgtgtcctctgtcttTATCCCCGAAGACCGCCGCCTGTTCCCTGTGACCTGGTGGCATGTACGAAGTCCCATAACATGCTACCGGGTCATGGAGACCAGGTGCCATGAAGGTTGAAATGACACAGACTGCAGGGAGCACACCAGCTGGCCAGGTGAGTGGTAAGTACTCTCATATGCCATAAGTACTCTGCAGGGCCCAGGAGAGCACTATTAGCTGGCGGGAGGGGATACCTGGAAGCCATCACTGGCTATGGGGCAGTATGTTTGCCAATTGCCGTGCCCCATGTCCTGCCCCCTTTCAAGTGAAATGTTCTGTCCAGCGCAATCAATAAGTTCAATTAATTTTGATTGATAATTTTCATAAATGACTGCCAGAAAGTGATTGTGAATTATGATCGGACGGCCTTGTTAAGGCATTGATctctggcagattcgatcacagtgactgAGTCTGCCAAGGAAAATctgttagtgtatgggcacctttaggtgtACTGATGACAATGGGCACAAACCTCCGAGGTTATAAGATCTGACTAAAGGCATTTTACCAACACATTTTGCACCAGTTTataccgttttttttttgttttcaaaactcATTTTGAATgtctactgctgtaattttaaaccACACTCAGCCCAAAATTGAACCTGGTGTAAACAATAAATATTACCTCTGAAACTGAGCTTTTCACACTGAAAAATCCCCTTGTGAAGCTCTGTTCacttgcagctgtgcacctatccatacaacaCAATACATATTATTAAGCAGTCGGGTCTAATGTTTTTCCTGTTTATTCCCTTACCATGTTTTGCCTGTATATTCCCATAAATGTAACGTGGCTAGTttaacgtacctggggcttcttccagacctcTGTAATCATCCTGGTCCCTCGTCGTTCCACCCGGTTTCCtttctgccagggctgtggagtcagaatcAAAGCAATTATGGGTAACTGGAGCTGGAGGTttgataaactgaggagtcagagtcatatgattattgtaccaactccacagccctggtaagtattacagtaagaagtcggagtcaaggagccgGAGCAACTTTGGGGTTTTgcgtttaaaagtttagcagaggcctttattaTCCTATTTCCTCCTACTTCCCAGGCCTGCTGAAcagcagaaatttcaggcagccaaggactgctgtaattattttattgcgcaCAGAACAAAGAAAAGTTTTAATCAGCAGGGAGGTGGAAAGATTGGAAACTATGCTTCAAaaagtttacagaagtcacagattatTTACACCTTTTCCTAGATAAATTATGGGCCACTAGAATGAGGAAGGGGGAACAGTTCCTACAGCTAataaaaaacaggtaaaaaagtggtacttggttccctttaaaatgtaactgtcgcgcataaaataaaaaatctattctatatttttatctggtaaacaagtaataagaatgctaaccagacaatccaaaagttaaaatcactgttacttttcttgttgataaatgatcactccccagtttacctaactcttatttggtacacacaaaatttggtacgcaaaaaggaagttgcagggcatgctgggttgtccttttttgcttctatacttccccctcagacttaactaatgcagcctgatcagctgaagcctctttccctcctgtttcccttttccacacctctgttcctctctgattgaccagtatttctcatactgagagacaatgcactttctatagtggaggcatACACAATCATGCAGAgacgagtaagggaggaaatgacatcaggattggcttgaaaatagccacacttaaaatgggaaatgctaagaaggattttctctttttttactgtagataaatcactaaaatcaaaccatggtcagtgcaatacatatgttatgtaagtagagcaagtatttatctacttaaatatgtggCTTTATTTTctgaaatagcatggctgacagctcctctttaaagcctcTATCCAGTTGCATATTTTATAAGACTTTACTCTGCCTTTCTCTCCTATTAGTGGGATGATGTATGATTGGGTGGACAAATAATAATGTAATTGAGAAATGGCAAGTGAGGGGACATGGCCTAGCCCCACTATGAAGGGGGTAATGGGGTGAAGTGCAAGAGGACTGTGCGGCAATGCTCTACACAATCATTACATGGCAGCCAAAGCCTAATTTGCTTGGCAACAAGAACAGCTGGGTGAGAACTGGAAGATGTGTGTACTCAGCATTGTTTTTAATCCTTGAACCTTTTAATCCTGAGGGCGTTCCACACATTGGTGACAAGAACATATTTAACCCCTTGGCAGTATTTACATTCAAACCCAATAACTTTGTAACTGCTTTGTGTATTGATAACCGACATGTGAAGTGCACTGTACACAATCTTCCTGTCAATATCTAGGATACAAGAAGCTAAAATATCTTAGTAATCAGAGCATTTAGATGTTACTGTGATGGCATCACCCCCACTGTGCTAACAAAAAATGGGCAGGCATAGTCTGAATCTGACTGAGAAGAATATAGCCATATTCACAAACTCACACTAAACTGCTAAAATTCCATATTACCTACCATTGATTAGTCTTCATACAAGTATATCAGTGGGAAATATTTCTGGACTAAGGCTGTGTTCACTGACgccagcgatttgcgatttttttaGCGTTTGTTTTTAGCAACTCCCGGCGCTCACCTGCGCACTGCGATTTTTATAAAGCGATTTTTTACGTGCTTTTGcaaagcgatttgttttttcacttcatgaAGTCaagaaatgaactctttgacccagaaatataatgtatttattcatgaaagcgttgGGGAAAtccctatacaaagcgctttttcaagcgttgtATGATTTCCCCATAGCATTCATTGTGgcaaatcgcccccaaaatggcacaggcagcgctttggtgagcggatcagaatcaaaccgctcagatgtgaatactctcatagggaatcattgcacaagcgcttttagggcgattttgaaaatcaccggcACTTAAAAAAAGGCGA
This window encodes:
- the LOC137534721 gene encoding zinc finger protein 271-like; this translates as MMRIIKAKDREEEMYMRSGDQSTQVDDMMRTIKEEEEEEEICVRSDQQSMEEEIMVVIKEEDEEDDKEVEEEEEEEEEEEEEEEEEEETHVREDKQSIEGDIMVLIKEEEEETFVSGDKQSTEKGEVITKVKDKEEKSYRRSEQKSTEKCDLMGTNEEEEEEEETYMMSDQEEERDMMGSNEEEESSQDICKDVQDVGDTLEGLLNSLPDYNSEGEEAEADNGVTQYSPGENPITETTPHRLHHEERSPDPSNPEEASDVSKSSFEGSLKSPVDAQGGAKKFSCADCGKCFIKYSGLVAHQRVHSGERPFSCSVCGKCYTQKGTLVSHLKTHPSELLFSCSECGKNYAQEEELLEHNKSHARKRPFSCLECGKTYLYISHLHRHQKSHRDKPSLPCSDCNKRFATDEDLLEHRRLHTGQRPFSCGECGKGFVQKDHLLVHQRSHTGERPFSCDVCGRGFSYKIDLSRHQRIHTGERPYTCPECGKGFIKNWCLTVHLKIHTGERPFTCSECGKGFITKGHLHTHQRGHTGERPYACTLCDKRFIHKTDMLRHMKRHTGECPFSCSECGKGFVRKQSLRMHQRTHTDERPFSCTVCGKSFRVKGALLKHQQSHTGVRPHSCSDCGKRFFRKQHLLAHRRSHTGERPFSCSDCGKTFVHKTDLIRHQGIHTNEHRFSCSECGKGFVHNKDLIRHRKSHKAQQHLICSECGKVFKTEEAYLKHEQTHTIQRLYSCPECGKCFTSKSYLQVHQRSHTGERPFSCSECGKSFAYKADLIRHQGSHTNESRFICSACGKGFMLNKDLVRHQRSHTGEHPFLCSECGKRFSRKNHLLAHYKKMHIK